From the genome of Pseudomonadota bacterium, one region includes:
- a CDS encoding pyridoxal phosphate-dependent aminotransferase codes for MVKNQRHPRANIRSAIKALKTQEIMQVSEMALDNPDVIPLWYGESDVKTPAFICDAAATAMGEGYTFYTHKRGLPELREALADYSQRLYGLPVGVDRITVTSSGMTAIMIAMQVVIDPGDRVILVGPVWPNAEAAVNIMGGEVCQHSLRYEDDDAQSWHLDIEHLFAMCTENTRAIFINSPGNPTGWMMSNREQKEILEFCRLRNIWIIADEVYNRIVYDRPAAPSFLEIIEPEDSVLVVNSFSKNWAMTGWRLGWLTHPPSFAKPFSDLIEFNTSGTPAFLQKACITALKDGEHVIADMVDLCREGRDIVGTAMSEWPRVRYRAPEAAFYAFFALDGMENSLKFAKQVVLDVGVGLAPGTAFGRESDGWLRLCFARDSGELSTAMDRLANVFA; via the coding sequence GTGGTAAAAAATCAAAGACATCCTAGGGCCAACATTCGATCCGCAATTAAAGCACTTAAAACCCAAGAGATCATGCAGGTTTCAGAAATGGCATTGGATAATCCTGATGTGATACCTCTTTGGTATGGAGAATCTGATGTAAAAACACCTGCCTTTATTTGTGATGCAGCTGCAACTGCTATGGGCGAGGGTTATACCTTTTATACTCATAAAAGGGGATTGCCTGAGTTGCGGGAAGCGTTGGCTGATTATAGCCAACGCTTATATGGCCTGCCGGTTGGTGTTGATAGAATTACTGTTACATCCTCTGGTATGACTGCAATTATGATCGCTATGCAGGTTGTAATAGACCCTGGTGATAGAGTGATTTTGGTTGGGCCCGTTTGGCCGAATGCTGAGGCGGCAGTAAACATTATGGGTGGTGAGGTCTGTCAACACTCACTCCGATACGAGGACGATGACGCACAAAGTTGGCATTTAGACATAGAACACCTTTTTGCTATGTGCACTGAAAATACGCGTGCAATATTTATTAATTCGCCAGGAAACCCTACAGGCTGGATGATGTCAAATCGAGAACAAAAAGAAATTCTTGAGTTTTGCCGTCTGCGTAATATTTGGATTATAGCTGACGAAGTATATAATCGGATTGTATATGACCGACCTGCAGCTCCCTCTTTTCTCGAGATAATTGAACCAGAAGATTCAGTGCTAGTAGTTAATAGCTTCTCAAAAAATTGGGCGATGACTGGATGGCGGTTGGGATGGCTGACCCACCCTCCTTCATTCGCCAAGCCATTTTCAGATTTGATCGAATTCAATACCAGTGGCACTCCAGCTTTTCTGCAGAAAGCGTGTATAACTGCTTTAAAGGATGGGGAGCATGTTATTGCTGACATGGTAGACCTGTGTAGGGAAGGTCGAGATATTGTAGGCACCGCAATGTCTGAATGGCCCCGGGTTCGGTATCGAGCGCCCGAGGCAGCTTTTTATGCATTTTTCGCTCTGGATGGGATGGAAAACTCACTAAAGTTTGCAAAGCAAGTAGTACTTGATGTGGGTGTTGGGCTTGCGCCGGGTACAGCATTCGGTCGGGAAAGCGATGGTTGGCTGAGGCTTTGTTTTGCCCGTGATAGTGGTGAATTATCAACTGCAATGGACAGGCTGGCAAACGTATTTGCTTAA
- a CDS encoding invasion associated locus B family protein, producing the protein MSEDRGSLMILPYIKFILLLVMLLNTEGLNEAYAGTKVNQLGGFGNCREVDRSLICNWNAETYVENKNKKTCHIWSRPIKKKGKYRKRGDVALYVTHRPWSKVKNQVSVLAGYTYKKDSEPRALIGGAKFLFFTEKDVAWLQTAEQDRALVNAMRRGRTMTLDGLSSRSTRTTDIYSLVGFSAAHNAISKACGIK; encoded by the coding sequence GTGTCAGAGGATCGGGGTTCGCTAATGATTTTGCCTTACATAAAATTTATTTTGCTTCTTGTTATGCTTTTAAATACCGAAGGCTTGAACGAAGCTTATGCTGGAACCAAGGTAAACCAACTAGGTGGATTCGGAAATTGTCGGGAAGTAGACCGCAGCTTGATTTGCAATTGGAATGCAGAAACTTACGTTGAAAATAAAAATAAGAAAACATGTCACATATGGTCTAGGCCAATTAAAAAGAAGGGAAAATATCGAAAGCGTGGCGACGTCGCGCTGTATGTGACCCACCGACCGTGGTCAAAGGTAAAAAATCAGGTGAGTGTACTCGCGGGCTATACCTACAAAAAAGATAGCGAGCCAAGGGCACTGATAGGCGGGGCGAAATTTCTTTTTTTTACAGAAAAAGATGTAGCATGGTTACAAACTGCTGAACAGGATAGGGCGCTTGTCAATGCAATGCGGAGGGGTAGAACAATGACATTAGACGGCCTTTCTTCCCGGTCGACTAGGACCACGGACATATATTCACTTGTCGGATTTTCTGCTGCCCACAACGCAATTAGCAAGGCTTGTGGGATAAAATAG
- a CDS encoding 4a-hydroxytetrahydrobiopterin dehydratase — translation MVEKIPADAEALMLSELPAWTKLEESDAIKRVIKFDNFNQAWGFMTRIALEAERINHHPEWLNIYGKVEVTLTTHECDGLSERDIILARFIDATVHEMTTNQEKEHA, via the coding sequence ATGGTTGAAAAAATACCAGCCGATGCTGAGGCCTTGATGTTATCAGAATTACCGGCCTGGACGAAACTGGAAGAAAGTGACGCTATCAAGAGAGTTATTAAGTTTGATAATTTCAATCAAGCGTGGGGGTTCATGACGCGGATAGCATTGGAGGCTGAACGGATTAATCATCATCCCGAGTGGCTAAATATTTATGGAAAAGTTGAGGTCACACTAACGACTCATGAGTGCGATGGCCTCAGCGAAAGGGATATTATCCTAGCAAGATTTATAGATGCTACTGTGCACGAAATGACAACGAACCAGGAGAAAGAACATGCGTAG
- a CDS encoding argininosuccinate synthase: protein MSSNVKKVVLAYSGGLDTSVILKWLQDEYDCEVVTFTADLGQGDEIESARDKAKMLGVEEIFIEDLREEFVRDYVFPMFRANALYEGTYLLGTSIARPLIAKRQIEIARQTGADAVAHGATGKGNDQIRFELGYYGLAPDIHVISPWREWDLNSREALIAYAERNQIPVPQDKRGEAPFSTDANLLHISAEGKVLEDPAMPAPEYVFSRTVNPESAPGEGVEVEISFENGDPVSVDGKTLSPAALLTKLNHLAGEHGIGRVDIVENRFIGMKSRGVYETPGGTVLLAAHRAIESITLDRGAAHLKDELMPKYAELIYNGLWFSPERKMLQAAIDDSQHNVCGSVRLKLYKGNILTLGRESENSLYSEAHVTFEEDEVYNQKDAEGFIKLNALRLRLAARTNDGS, encoded by the coding sequence ATGTCGAGCAATGTAAAAAAAGTTGTGTTGGCCTATTCTGGAGGGCTTGATACCTCGGTGATATTGAAATGGTTGCAGGATGAGTACGATTGCGAAGTGGTCACATTTACGGCTGATTTAGGGCAGGGTGATGAGATAGAGTCAGCTCGAGATAAAGCAAAAATGCTGGGTGTTGAGGAAATATTCATTGAGGACCTTCGTGAGGAGTTTGTCCGTGATTATGTTTTCCCCATGTTTCGGGCGAATGCGTTATATGAGGGCACTTATTTACTTGGAACGTCAATAGCTCGTCCTTTAATTGCCAAACGGCAAATTGAGATTGCTCGTCAAACCGGCGCGGACGCAGTTGCCCACGGCGCTACCGGGAAGGGTAATGATCAGATCCGTTTTGAACTTGGGTATTATGGTCTGGCTCCCGACATTCACGTGATATCACCGTGGCGAGAATGGGACTTGAACTCGCGGGAAGCGCTGATTGCCTATGCAGAACGGAATCAAATTCCGGTTCCACAGGATAAGCGTGGCGAAGCTCCATTTTCAACTGATGCAAATCTTTTGCATATTTCTGCGGAAGGAAAAGTGCTTGAGGACCCAGCGATGCCCGCTCCAGAATATGTGTTCTCGCGGACCGTTAATCCGGAATCGGCCCCCGGCGAAGGTGTTGAGGTGGAAATTAGCTTTGAAAATGGTGACCCTGTGTCTGTTGATGGCAAGACACTTAGTCCTGCGGCACTGTTGACAAAGCTAAACCACTTGGCAGGTGAACACGGTATTGGCCGAGTGGATATTGTAGAGAATCGTTTTATTGGGATGAAGTCGCGAGGGGTCTATGAAACCCCGGGAGGAACCGTTCTGCTGGCCGCGCATAGAGCTATTGAATCGATAACTTTAGACCGCGGCGCAGCTCACCTTAAAGACGAGCTGATGCCCAAATATGCAGAACTCATTTACAATGGGTTATGGTTTTCACCCGAACGGAAAATGTTGCAAGCTGCAATAGACGACTCTCAGCACAATGTTTGCGGTTCTGTGAGACTTAAGCTTTACAAAGGTAACATTTTGACATTGGGCCGTGAGAGTGAGAATAGTCTTTACAGCGAGGCTCACGTTACATTTGAGGAAGATGAGGTTTATAATCAAAAAGATGCGGAGGGCTTTATCAAGCTGAACGCCTTGCGGTTGCGTCTCGCCGCAAGAACAAATGACGGCAGCTAA
- a CDS encoding RNA methyltransferase, with product MRGYFGIGVEHISKPMNVGNLFRSAHAFGADFIFAIAPAVDLKEIQKADTSRTVKHLPLYEFPEASKLVLPRDCQLVGVELMEEAVDLPSFNHPERAAYILGPEKGSLSPEVNSRCDFVVKIPTKFCVNVGIAGAILMYDRLITRGRFAPRPEAVGGPVEELAPHVHGGRMVRH from the coding sequence ATGCGAGGTTATTTTGGTATAGGAGTTGAACATATCTCTAAACCGATGAACGTGGGAAACCTTTTTCGATCAGCTCACGCTTTTGGAGCGGATTTTATTTTTGCTATTGCGCCTGCAGTTGATCTTAAGGAGATTCAAAAGGCAGATACGTCTCGTACCGTTAAGCATCTTCCTCTTTACGAGTTTCCAGAAGCTTCAAAACTTGTGTTGCCTCGCGATTGTCAGTTGGTCGGTGTCGAACTGATGGAAGAGGCAGTAGATCTGCCGAGCTTTAACCACCCTGAACGTGCTGCTTATATTCTCGGGCCTGAAAAAGGAAGCTTATCTCCTGAAGTAAATTCCCGATGCGATTTCGTAGTGAAAATACCAACAAAATTTTGTGTTAATGTCGGCATTGCAGGTGCAATTCTGATGTATGACCGGTTGATAACCCGCGGTAGATTTGCGCCGCGGCCCGAAGCGGTAGGAGGCCCGGTTGAGGAATTGGCTCCCCATGTGCATGGTGGTAGGATGGTACGCCACTAG
- a CDS encoding DMT family transporter: MMILPVNLKSRWDRTPENLRGAMWMLFMAIFFVAADSIIKILSRRLDPIEIVFFRNIFSILWLIPAIANAGGFKAFQTNYPWLQLTRATLGGIAMICIFYSLKLLPLADATAVMFSRAIWMIPCAVLLLGETVQWRRWTATIVGFIGVILMVQPTELLDFNSIKIGMIFALTNAFLAAVIFTLIKILKGRGESNLTILLWHASISILMTSIPTWFLWITPTPFEILLLIALGLIVTLAHSCLIQALAVGEATAVTPFEYSRVLFAGLVGFIFFSEVPSIWSFVGTLLLIASALYIARRESLADKNQKG; encoded by the coding sequence ATGATGATTTTGCCAGTCAATCTAAAAAGTCGTTGGGATCGTACGCCAGAGAATCTCCGCGGCGCAATGTGGATGCTATTTATGGCAATTTTTTTTGTAGCTGCAGACAGCATAATCAAAATATTAAGCCGTCGCCTAGATCCTATAGAAATAGTATTTTTTCGAAATATTTTCAGCATCCTCTGGCTTATACCCGCAATCGCAAATGCGGGGGGGTTCAAAGCTTTTCAGACTAATTATCCTTGGCTTCAGCTAACCCGAGCTACGCTCGGTGGCATTGCCATGATCTGTATCTTTTACAGTCTTAAATTATTACCACTCGCTGATGCTACAGCCGTAATGTTTTCAAGGGCAATTTGGATGATCCCATGCGCTGTTTTATTATTAGGTGAAACTGTTCAGTGGCGTCGTTGGACTGCAACCATTGTGGGGTTTATTGGCGTAATATTAATGGTTCAGCCAACCGAGCTTCTAGATTTTAATAGTATTAAAATAGGTATGATTTTCGCACTAACCAATGCATTTCTCGCTGCAGTTATTTTTACCTTAATTAAGATTTTAAAAGGTAGGGGAGAATCAAATCTTACGATATTATTGTGGCATGCCTCGATTTCAATTTTAATGACATCCATTCCGACATGGTTTCTGTGGATTACGCCGACGCCATTTGAAATTTTATTACTAATTGCGCTGGGTCTCATTGTCACTTTGGCTCACTCGTGTTTGATTCAAGCGCTAGCAGTCGGCGAAGCGACTGCAGTCACACCATTTGAGTATTCACGGGTGTTATTTGCCGGTTTAGTGGGTTTTATTTTTTTCTCAGAGGTACCCTCAATATGGAGTTTCGTGGGTACACTGCTGTTAATTGCTAGTGCTTTGTATATTGCAAGACGCGAGTCATTGGCCGACAAAAATCAGAAAGGCTAA
- the rlmN gene encoding 23S rRNA (adenine(2503)-C(2))-methyltransferase RlmN, translating into MTKLASNPSALQSPAIESGEPLSLIGLDRVDLARVIEPLGVKPFRAQQIFRWIYNQGVSDFSEMTNISKNLQSELANNFSLARPAISQHQKSDDGTQKWLLRFDDAQEAECVHIPEAERGTLCVSSQVGCTLNCSFCHTGTQRMVRNLEPSEILGQLMLVRDDFGEWPAPDFNRKVSNLVMMGMGEPLYNFDNVKKALLIAIDNEGLSISKRKITLSTSGVVPMIERVGREIGVQLAISLHAVRDELRDILVPINKKWPIAELLDACRHYPGGRNARRITFEYVMLKNFNDSLEEARELTQLLRNIPSKVNLIPFNPWPGANYECSSEDVIRDFNEIINDAGITSVIRRPRGRDILAACGQLKSQSVRRKQAKLDQ; encoded by the coding sequence ATGACCAAATTGGCTTCCAACCCTTCGGCCTTACAATCACCGGCCATTGAAAGCGGAGAACCCCTCTCATTGATCGGGCTTGATCGGGTTGACTTAGCCAGAGTTATTGAGCCACTGGGTGTGAAGCCATTTCGTGCTCAGCAAATTTTTCGCTGGATATATAATCAAGGTGTCTCAGATTTCAGTGAAATGACAAATATATCGAAAAATCTTCAATCCGAATTGGCCAATAATTTCTCGCTTGCTCGGCCAGCAATCAGTCAACACCAAAAGTCTGATGATGGAACACAAAAATGGCTACTTCGATTTGATGATGCCCAAGAGGCCGAATGTGTCCATATACCAGAAGCTGAGAGGGGCACGTTGTGTGTTTCAAGCCAGGTGGGCTGTACGCTGAATTGTAGCTTTTGTCATACGGGCACTCAAAGAATGGTGCGGAACCTTGAGCCATCTGAGATTTTAGGACAATTAATGTTGGTGCGGGATGATTTTGGCGAATGGCCGGCTCCTGACTTTAACAGGAAAGTCAGTAACCTGGTCATGATGGGTATGGGAGAGCCTCTTTATAATTTTGATAATGTCAAAAAGGCGTTGCTTATTGCCATTGATAATGAGGGCCTCAGCATTTCCAAACGTAAAATCACTTTATCGACGTCTGGTGTGGTGCCAATGATCGAAAGAGTGGGTCGCGAGATTGGAGTTCAGCTTGCGATTTCACTGCATGCTGTTCGTGATGAACTCCGTGACATTTTAGTACCAATAAACAAAAAATGGCCCATAGCAGAACTGCTGGATGCGTGTCGACATTATCCGGGTGGGCGTAATGCGCGTCGAATAACATTTGAGTATGTTATGCTAAAAAATTTCAACGACTCGTTAGAAGAGGCGCGTGAGCTCACTCAACTTCTACGAAATATTCCATCTAAGGTAAATTTGATACCCTTCAATCCATGGCCTGGTGCCAATTACGAATGTTCTTCCGAAGACGTCATCCGAGACTTTAATGAAATCATTAACGATGCCGGAATAACTTCTGTCATCAGGAGACCCCGTGGGCGCGATATCTTAGCTGCTTGTGGCCAACTCAAAAGCCAAAGTGTACGTCGAAAGCAAGCCAAATTGGACCAATGA
- a CDS encoding acetoacetate--CoA ligase, which produces MCVAEPLWRPDCSRKKNANMTAFRNWLEEEYEVSLSSYSQLHQFSVSRQEEFWAAVWQFTGVIAETKGDRVLVDGDSMLDAQFFPDAKLNFAENLLRRRDDGEALVFRAEDQIERRLSWRELYEEVSRIAAALKMAGVEPGDRCAGFLPNSPEAVVAMLATASLGAIWTSCSPDFGTRGVLDRFGQVTPKVLFTTDGYIYDQKWHASLPRVKDILAELSSVEQVVVVPFSESVPDIKPIKNSVLWSDFKIDRTEDQISFEHRPFNHPLFIMYSSGTTGVPKCIVHSAGGALLQHLKEHQLHCDIKPNDRVFYFTTCGWMMWNWLVSALASEATLLLYDGSPFAAKDDILFDFASEEKMTFFGTSAKYIDTLVKRGVQPSQSHDLGALRTFASTGSPLAPAGFDYIYKNVKSDICLSSISGGTDILGCFVCGNPTAPVYRGEIQALALGMATNVFDSNGRPVRGRKGELVCTESFPSLPIGFWNDPDGSRYYAAYFERFPNVWCHGDFVEITKNGGMIIYGRSDATLNPGGVRIGTAEIYRQVETFVNIEEAICIGQDWDNDTRIILFVRMAKGKELDESLVARIRERVRKNCSPRHIPAKVIAVADIPRTRSGKITELAVRNVVHGLPVKNKEALENPEALENFQNIIELKS; this is translated from the coding sequence ATGTGCGTGGCAGAACCACTATGGCGACCCGACTGTAGCCGTAAAAAAAATGCAAATATGACCGCATTCCGGAACTGGTTAGAAGAAGAGTACGAAGTATCTCTCAGTAGTTATTCACAACTGCATCAATTCTCGGTCTCTAGGCAAGAGGAATTTTGGGCTGCTGTGTGGCAGTTTACTGGTGTCATAGCTGAAACTAAAGGTGATCGTGTGCTAGTCGATGGAGACAGCATGCTAGACGCACAATTTTTTCCAGATGCTAAACTAAACTTTGCAGAAAATCTTTTGCGCCGTCGAGATGATGGAGAAGCTCTAGTGTTTCGCGCAGAGGATCAAATAGAGAGACGATTAAGTTGGCGCGAACTATATGAAGAGGTTTCGAGAATTGCAGCGGCCCTTAAAATGGCTGGAGTTGAGCCCGGAGACCGTTGTGCCGGATTTTTACCGAACAGTCCTGAAGCAGTTGTTGCCATGTTGGCTACAGCGAGCCTTGGAGCAATTTGGACTTCATGTTCGCCTGACTTCGGGACTAGGGGTGTTCTGGATAGATTCGGACAGGTGACGCCTAAGGTTTTGTTTACTACTGATGGATATATTTATGATCAAAAATGGCATGCCAGCCTGCCGCGCGTGAAGGATATATTAGCCGAATTATCAAGTGTGGAGCAGGTTGTAGTGGTTCCATTTTCAGAATCAGTGCCAGATATAAAACCGATTAAAAATTCAGTTTTGTGGAGCGATTTCAAAATAGATCGGACCGAAGATCAGATAAGTTTTGAGCACAGGCCCTTCAACCACCCCCTGTTTATCATGTATTCGTCTGGGACCACTGGGGTCCCAAAATGTATCGTGCACAGTGCAGGGGGTGCATTGCTGCAGCATCTTAAGGAACATCAGCTACATTGTGACATAAAGCCTAATGATCGTGTTTTCTACTTCACTACCTGCGGTTGGATGATGTGGAATTGGTTAGTGAGTGCATTGGCTTCAGAAGCAACACTGCTTCTTTATGATGGATCACCCTTTGCAGCCAAAGATGACATACTTTTTGATTTTGCATCAGAAGAAAAGATGACGTTCTTTGGGACCTCAGCTAAATATATCGACACCTTGGTCAAACGTGGAGTTCAGCCTTCTCAAAGTCACGATCTTGGAGCACTTCGTACATTTGCTTCGACCGGTTCACCACTGGCGCCTGCGGGTTTCGACTACATTTATAAAAACGTTAAAAGTGATATTTGCCTGTCATCGATTTCTGGAGGCACCGATATTCTCGGATGTTTTGTTTGTGGAAATCCGACAGCCCCTGTTTATCGGGGAGAGATACAAGCACTAGCTTTAGGAATGGCCACGAATGTATTTGATAGCAATGGCAGGCCCGTGAGGGGTAGAAAAGGAGAATTGGTTTGCACTGAATCTTTCCCCTCGCTCCCAATTGGGTTTTGGAATGATCCAGATGGAAGCCGTTATTATGCGGCATACTTTGAACGTTTCCCAAACGTTTGGTGCCATGGTGATTTTGTTGAGATAACCAAAAATGGAGGTATGATAATTTATGGGCGCTCGGATGCGACGCTTAATCCAGGAGGCGTGAGAATCGGAACTGCGGAAATTTACCGTCAAGTTGAAACTTTCGTAAATATTGAGGAAGCAATCTGTATTGGTCAAGATTGGGATAATGATACAAGAATTATACTTTTCGTCAGGATGGCAAAAGGTAAAGAGCTCGACGAAAGTTTGGTGGCTAGAATTCGGGAGCGTGTCCGCAAAAATTGCTCACCCCGCCACATTCCCGCGAAAGTTATCGCAGTCGCCGATATTCCTCGTACGCGATCTGGAAAAATAACTGAGTTAGCCGTGCGCAACGTGGTTCATGGATTGCCTGTGAAAAATAAGGAGGCGCTTGAAAATCCGGAAGCGCTTGAAAATTTTCAAAATATCATAGAATTGAAATCATAG
- a CDS encoding YbfB/YjiJ family MFS transporter, producing the protein MSERGWLHIAIGVSAAMCLAMGFGRFSYTIMVPLLVQRGELTEFEAWYVGASNLCGFIVGVLITEQVRRRWNVPLILRTLIFISVAALAASAYEAGFWWLAIWRGVLGLAVGIIMVLGLAITTAVTPIAFRSLATSLIFAGVGLGIFLSGFTIPLVASKGNLIPWLGITGLGVGAAGLAIWGWRNLEDVKCFFNSNHTKTEFSRAWIMLLLAHACFAIGLVPHTIYWVDFIARELGLGLNVAGDHWGVVGVCSLMGPAVAFILARQVGTAWALVLLFGILAVGISAPGFQTNASVLLISSMTFGAQPGVSALIAARARDVGCLNVLPLLMRQLILINGIAAAIAGVCLPVFFEQNATYGSLFWLAGGFMGLGAALSVPWDSFLKSA; encoded by the coding sequence ATGAGTGAACGAGGTTGGTTGCATATAGCAATCGGTGTTTCGGCGGCAATGTGTTTGGCTATGGGATTCGGTCGTTTTTCATACACAATTATGGTGCCGTTGTTAGTCCAGCGTGGCGAATTAACCGAATTTGAGGCTTGGTACGTTGGTGCTTCGAACCTATGCGGCTTTATCGTCGGTGTTTTAATTACTGAACAGGTGCGGCGGCGCTGGAACGTGCCGCTTATTTTGAGAACTCTGATATTTATTTCGGTTGCAGCATTAGCTGCCTCTGCATACGAGGCTGGGTTCTGGTGGCTCGCTATCTGGCGAGGTGTTCTTGGTTTGGCAGTAGGCATAATCATGGTTTTGGGTCTTGCGATCACTACTGCAGTGACCCCAATAGCATTCAGATCACTGGCTACGTCCCTTATTTTTGCAGGAGTTGGGCTTGGAATTTTTCTTTCTGGCTTCACGATCCCTCTTGTCGCATCAAAGGGAAATTTAATCCCATGGCTTGGCATAACAGGTCTTGGTGTTGGCGCTGCAGGTCTAGCGATATGGGGATGGCGTAATCTTGAAGATGTAAAATGCTTTTTCAATAGCAATCATACAAAGACAGAGTTTTCGCGAGCTTGGATAATGCTTCTTTTGGCCCACGCCTGTTTCGCCATTGGTTTAGTACCGCACACTATATATTGGGTTGATTTCATCGCTCGGGAGTTAGGGCTAGGCTTAAACGTAGCTGGCGATCACTGGGGTGTAGTTGGAGTGTGTTCACTGATGGGGCCTGCTGTCGCTTTCATACTGGCGCGACAGGTAGGTACTGCTTGGGCTTTAGTCCTACTGTTTGGTATTCTTGCTGTGGGTATTTCTGCACCAGGCTTCCAAACCAATGCCTCGGTCCTTCTAATTTCTAGCATGACTTTCGGCGCTCAACCTGGTGTCTCAGCTTTAATTGCAGCTCGCGCTAGAGACGTAGGTTGCCTCAACGTGCTTCCTTTGTTGATGCGTCAATTGATTTTAATAAACGGTATTGCTGCCGCTATTGCAGGGGTTTGCTTGCCTGTTTTTTTCGAACAGAACGCAACCTACGGGTCGTTGTTCTGGCTTGCTGGCGGGTTTATGGGACTGGGAGCAGCTTTGTCAGTGCCATGGGACTCTTTTTTGAAATCTGCCTAA
- a CDS encoding tetratricopeptide repeat protein has protein sequence MRSIVVPFMSVAILLWSLPSLADSFSDGMRMHLQKKYFKSSQLFHSLAQSGNVRAQFMLGTIYEQGLGRPSDLNAAAYWFEKAANGNNPSAQFNLGIFYQFGKGVPKDASKAAQWLQRAANNGHGKAQNNLSTFFYAGVGVKQDIVEAWKWLSLAADHLEGEGREMVMKNRLAIEEEMSSDQIIDAKKRTAMWRAANKD, from the coding sequence ATGCGTAGTATTGTAGTGCCGTTTATGTCAGTCGCTATACTTTTATGGTCGTTACCAAGTTTGGCAGATAGTTTTTCGGATGGCATGCGCATGCATCTGCAAAAGAAATATTTCAAGTCTTCGCAATTGTTTCATAGTTTAGCCCAATCAGGTAATGTGCGGGCTCAGTTCATGTTGGGGACAATATATGAACAAGGACTTGGCCGTCCCTCTGATCTGAACGCGGCCGCTTATTGGTTTGAAAAAGCAGCTAATGGCAATAATCCCTCTGCACAATTCAATCTCGGCATATTTTACCAGTTTGGAAAAGGTGTGCCGAAAGATGCATCGAAAGCGGCTCAATGGCTTCAGCGCGCAGCTAATAATGGACATGGAAAAGCCCAAAATAACCTCAGTACATTCTTTTATGCCGGTGTTGGTGTAAAACAGGATATTGTAGAGGCTTGGAAATGGCTATCCTTAGCAGCCGATCACCTTGAAGGTGAGGGCCGTGAAATGGTTATGAAAAATCGTTTGGCGATAGAAGAAGAAATGTCTTCTGATCAAATTATTGATGCGAAAAAACGCACCGCGATGTGGCGAGCTGCTAATAAAGATTGA
- a CDS encoding DUF3253 domain-containing protein codes for MNSTDVKPPPQELDPIAQAILDFLCLRDPKSVVKPIEIAKYIVEKRKNRANVSGLWRRYLPAVRNQAKFLARNGRILIIRRGKPADPNTVKGLVYYQLVEPTTNE; via the coding sequence ATGAATTCCACAGACGTAAAACCTCCTCCGCAAGAATTGGATCCGATTGCGCAAGCAATTCTGGATTTCTTGTGCTTACGGGATCCAAAAAGTGTCGTGAAGCCGATTGAGATTGCGAAATATATTGTAGAAAAGCGTAAAAATCGCGCCAACGTATCCGGTCTATGGCGCCGTTATTTGCCAGCAGTTCGCAATCAAGCTAAATTTTTGGCTCGGAATGGTCGCATCCTTATAATACGAAGGGGTAAGCCGGCTGACCCAAACACCGTTAAAGGTTTGGTTTATTATCAGTTGGTTGAGCCCACCACTAATGAGTGA